The Halarchaeum grantii genome contains a region encoding:
- a CDS encoding amphi-Trp domain-containing protein, which produces MPEEVVFESESERSRTDVAALLRRVADSLDAGDDVTLSAGEESVTLAVPERVTFETKVEEETGAGPVETSVEFELEWTDGEGGDGELRVE; this is translated from the coding sequence ATGCCCGAAGAAGTCGTCTTCGAGTCCGAGAGCGAGCGGAGCCGCACGGACGTCGCCGCGCTCCTGCGACGGGTCGCCGACAGCCTCGACGCGGGCGACGACGTCACGCTCAGCGCCGGCGAGGAATCGGTGACGCTCGCGGTCCCGGAGCGCGTGACGTTCGAGACGAAAGTCGAGGAGGAAACGGGTGCCGGCCCGGTCGAGACGAGCGTCGAGTTCGAACTCGAGTGGACGGACGGGGAGGGCGGTGACGGCGAGTTGCGCGTCGAGTAG
- a CDS encoding IMP cyclohydrolase, which translates to MYVGRFVVVGPGLGAYRVSSRSFPNRQVTAREDALTVGPTPDAPETDNPYIAYNCVREAGDGLAVVGNGSHVDPIAEKLDLGYPPRDALATALFALDYEKDDYDTPRIAGVVGAEEAYVGTVRADALKVERVEEATLVATYEKDDPEAYALAATTAEAAAREVYDADFEHAVCAAAAEVAADGVETALYNGE; encoded by the coding sequence ATGTACGTCGGTCGTTTCGTCGTGGTGGGTCCCGGTCTCGGGGCGTACCGCGTCTCCTCTCGGTCGTTCCCGAATCGCCAGGTCACCGCGCGCGAGGACGCCCTCACGGTCGGGCCGACGCCGGACGCGCCGGAGACGGACAACCCCTACATCGCCTACAACTGCGTGCGCGAGGCGGGCGACGGCCTCGCGGTCGTGGGGAACGGCTCGCACGTCGACCCGATCGCGGAGAAACTCGACCTCGGCTATCCGCCGCGCGACGCGCTCGCGACGGCGCTGTTCGCGCTCGACTACGAGAAGGACGACTACGACACGCCGCGTATCGCGGGCGTCGTCGGGGCCGAGGAAGCGTACGTCGGGACGGTGCGCGCGGACGCCCTGAAGGTCGAGCGCGTCGAGGAGGCGACGCTCGTCGCGACCTACGAGAAGGACGACCCCGAGGCCTACGCGCTGGCGGCGACGACCGCCGAGGCGGCGGCGCGCGAGGTGTACGACGCGGACTTCGAGCACGCGGTCTGTGCGGCGGCGGCCGAGGTGGCGGCTGACGGCGTCGAGACCGCGCTCTACAACGGCGAGTAA
- a CDS encoding metallophosphoesterase family protein, producing MRVGLISDVHSNRVALRAVLDDMPDVDVLLCAGDVVGYNPWPAACVERLRERGVPTVMGNHDRMLASGRNFGGNGMARAGVEHARERLDAEERAWIEGLPREHVACDGRVRVVHDHPEYVDHYTYPDEFSADLLGDEDVLVLGHTHVQGYRAFEDGLVVNPGSVGQPRDDDPRAAYAVLDLEEKTIEERRVEYDVEAVVAAVEETGLPESTGTRLRDGR from the coding sequence ATGCGCGTCGGTCTCATCTCGGACGTTCACTCGAATCGCGTGGCGCTGCGAGCGGTACTGGACGACATGCCGGACGTGGACGTCCTGCTGTGCGCGGGCGACGTCGTCGGCTACAACCCGTGGCCGGCGGCGTGCGTCGAACGCCTGCGCGAGCGCGGCGTCCCGACGGTGATGGGGAACCACGACCGGATGCTCGCGTCCGGGCGGAACTTCGGGGGGAACGGGATGGCGAGAGCCGGGGTCGAGCACGCCCGCGAGCGCCTCGACGCCGAGGAGCGCGCGTGGATCGAGGGGTTGCCGCGCGAGCACGTCGCCTGCGACGGCCGCGTGAGGGTCGTCCACGACCACCCCGAGTACGTCGACCACTACACGTACCCGGACGAGTTCTCCGCCGACCTCCTCGGCGACGAGGACGTGCTCGTCCTCGGGCACACGCACGTCCAAGGCTATCGGGCGTTCGAGGACGGCCTCGTGGTGAACCCCGGGAGCGTCGGCCAGCCCCGCGACGACGACCCGCGCGCCGCGTACGCGGTGCTCGACCTCGAGGAGAAGACGATCGAGGAGCGCCGCGTCGAATACGACGTCGAGGCGGTCGTCGCGGCGGTCGAGGAGACCGGACTCCCCGAGTCGACGGGGACGCGACTGCGCGACGGCCGGTAG
- a CDS encoding rubrerythrin family protein, with product MTPDAFVDAVRDDNDTALSRLGSSKSLYAATGGDLEPEEVLRAAANAEYAAAETFAAWAADEGTDTPAGEAFADAADQEREHYETVLDELGDDGFEPSEDPSAMQDVLRDLDDTAARAGGMVGRILATEKSKEQYTGFFTGQADPMTASTFRDLKGDLEGQLDAATALLETVCEDDADWERAKTAADDAIQAAYDEYTEQLESMGVNPKPVC from the coding sequence ATGACTCCCGACGCATTCGTCGACGCCGTCCGCGACGACAACGACACCGCGCTCTCACGACTGGGCTCCTCGAAATCGCTCTACGCCGCGACCGGCGGCGACCTCGAACCCGAGGAGGTGCTGCGCGCCGCCGCGAACGCCGAGTACGCCGCCGCCGAGACGTTCGCCGCGTGGGCCGCCGACGAGGGCACTGACACGCCCGCCGGCGAGGCGTTCGCGGACGCCGCCGACCAAGAGCGCGAGCACTACGAGACCGTTCTCGACGAACTCGGCGACGACGGCTTCGAGCCGAGCGAGGACCCCTCGGCGATGCAGGACGTCCTCCGCGACCTCGACGACACCGCCGCGCGCGCCGGTGGGATGGTGGGGCGCATCCTCGCCACCGAGAAATCCAAGGAGCAGTACACCGGCTTCTTCACGGGGCAGGCCGACCCCATGACCGCCTCCACCTTCCGCGACCTCAAGGGCGACCTCGAGGGCCAACTCGATGCGGCGACGGCCCTCCTCGAGACCGTCTGTGAGGACGACGCGGACTGGGAACGCGCGAAGACGGCCGCCGACGACGCCATCCAGGCCGCCTACGACGAGTACACCGAACAGCTCGAGTCGATGGGCGTCAACCCCAAGCCGGTCTGCTGA
- a CDS encoding sulfurtransferase encodes MVDDDYANDVLVSADWVESHLDEFESDDPEYRLVEVDVDTEAYEDSHAPGAIGFNWETQLQDQTQRDILSKEDFATLLGEHGISDDSTVVLYGDNSNWFAAYTYWQFKYFGHDEVYLLDGGRDYWLDEGYPTTDEVPDFDSVNYTPRGPFESIRAYRDDVETAIDRGIPLVDVRSPEEYSGEVLAPPGLNETAQRGGHVPGAKNVSWAATVQEDGRFKSKEQLAELYEEEGVTNDQEVVAYCRIGERSSIAWFALSELLGYDDVTNYDGSWTEWGNLVDAPIETGSGE; translated from the coding sequence ATGGTAGACGACGACTACGCCAACGACGTTCTCGTCAGCGCGGACTGGGTCGAGTCCCACCTCGACGAGTTCGAATCCGACGACCCCGAGTATCGACTCGTCGAGGTCGACGTCGACACCGAAGCGTACGAAGACTCGCACGCGCCCGGTGCCATCGGCTTCAACTGGGAGACGCAGCTCCAGGACCAGACGCAGCGCGACATCCTCTCCAAGGAGGACTTCGCGACCCTGCTCGGCGAGCACGGCATCAGCGACGACTCCACGGTCGTCCTCTACGGCGACAACTCCAACTGGTTCGCCGCCTACACCTACTGGCAGTTCAAGTACTTCGGCCACGACGAGGTCTACCTCCTCGACGGCGGCCGCGACTACTGGCTCGACGAGGGCTACCCGACCACGGACGAGGTCCCCGACTTCGACTCCGTGAACTACACGCCGCGCGGCCCCTTCGAGTCCATCCGCGCCTACCGCGACGACGTCGAGACCGCCATCGACCGCGGCATTCCACTCGTCGACGTTCGCTCGCCCGAGGAGTACAGCGGCGAGGTCCTCGCGCCGCCGGGACTCAACGAGACCGCCCAGCGCGGCGGCCACGTCCCCGGCGCGAAGAACGTCTCGTGGGCCGCGACGGTCCAGGAGGACGGCCGCTTCAAGTCCAAGGAGCAGCTCGCGGAGCTCTACGAGGAGGAAGGCGTCACGAACGACCAGGAGGTCGTCGCCTACTGCCGCATCGGTGAGCGCTCCTCGATCGCGTGGTTCGCGCTCTCCGAACTCCTCGGCTACGACGACGTCACCAACTACGACGGCTCGTGGACCGAGTGGGGCAACCTCGTCGACGCCCCCATCGAGACCGGCTCGGGCGAGTAA
- a CDS encoding sulfurtransferase has translation MDEDVIVSAEWLDEHREDPDVVVVDVRDAWEYDGIGHVPGAVNVPFDSFRGGGEEGMLPPEDEWAALLGKYGVDGGTTLVAYDDTHGVFAARFLVTALLYGHDRLRLLDGDYSAWMQGHETSTESPDVEATEYTVERPADSPLVTLGDVEAALDDPEAVVVDTREPEEYAEGHIPGAVNLDWKEVVDEETRGLKARTTVSEIFASKGVTPEKRVVLYCNTARRISHTFVVLRWLGYDDVAFYEGSLTEWEAEGKPLESA, from the coding sequence ATGGACGAGGACGTCATCGTCTCCGCCGAGTGGCTCGACGAGCACAGAGAGGACCCGGACGTCGTCGTCGTGGACGTCCGCGACGCGTGGGAGTACGACGGCATCGGACACGTCCCCGGCGCGGTGAACGTCCCCTTCGACTCCTTCCGCGGCGGCGGCGAGGAGGGGATGCTCCCGCCGGAGGACGAGTGGGCGGCCCTCCTCGGCAAGTACGGGGTCGACGGGGGGACGACGCTCGTCGCCTACGACGACACGCACGGCGTGTTCGCGGCGCGCTTCCTCGTCACCGCGCTCCTCTACGGGCACGACCGCCTCCGCCTCCTCGACGGCGACTACTCGGCGTGGATGCAGGGCCACGAGACGAGCACCGAGTCCCCCGACGTCGAGGCGACGGAGTACACCGTCGAGCGGCCCGCCGACTCGCCGCTCGTCACGCTGGGCGACGTCGAGGCGGCGCTCGACGATCCGGAGGCCGTCGTCGTCGACACGCGCGAACCCGAGGAGTACGCCGAAGGCCACATCCCGGGCGCGGTGAACCTCGACTGGAAGGAGGTCGTCGACGAGGAGACGCGCGGCCTCAAGGCCCGCACGACCGTGTCGGAGATCTTCGCGTCGAAGGGCGTGACCCCGGAGAAGCGCGTCGTCCTCTACTGCAACACGGCGCGGCGCATCAGCCATACGTTCGTCGTCCTGCGGTGGTTGGGCTACGACGACGTCGCGTTCTACGAGGGGAGCCTGACCGAGTGGGAGGCCGAGGGCAAACCGCTCGAGTCGGCCTAG
- a CDS encoding AI-2E family transporter: MPYARRTVLIGLFAALAALAAVLLHGVLGTVVFATTVAYLLVPVYRRANHRLPAWWAAAATTSAATLGVLFPITAFAYLLYIRSSGVLALIQSLPDEFVLGFGTFSYVVDVATLTGPLTDTVRALAVDAISALPVLGVKFTLFALLVFALLVAHEEAESAVLAAVPLRYHDVVGALARRARDTLYAIYVLQAATAFATFLVAVPVFWLLGYPFPVTIALVCAVLQFLPIVGPSIVVGAFALYQLSVGNVVGAVLVTVVAGALVAWLPDPVVRPRLSRHTARLPGSLYFIGFTGGLLTVGVIGIIAGPLIVALLVEAVTLIADEERKNRN, from the coding sequence GTGCCGTACGCCCGACGAACCGTCCTCATCGGCCTGTTTGCCGCGCTCGCCGCGCTCGCCGCCGTCCTCCTCCACGGCGTGCTCGGCACCGTGGTCTTCGCCACTACCGTCGCCTACCTCCTCGTCCCCGTCTACCGCCGGGCGAACCATCGGCTCCCCGCGTGGTGGGCGGCCGCCGCCACCACGAGCGCCGCGACGCTCGGCGTCCTCTTCCCGATCACCGCCTTCGCCTACCTCCTCTACATCCGTTCGAGCGGCGTCCTCGCGCTCATTCAGTCGCTCCCCGACGAGTTCGTCCTCGGCTTCGGGACGTTCAGCTACGTCGTCGACGTCGCGACTCTCACCGGGCCGCTCACCGACACCGTCCGCGCGCTCGCCGTCGACGCCATCAGCGCGCTCCCCGTCCTCGGCGTGAAGTTCACGCTCTTCGCGCTCCTCGTCTTCGCGCTCCTCGTCGCCCACGAGGAAGCCGAATCCGCCGTCCTCGCCGCCGTCCCCCTCCGCTATCACGACGTCGTCGGCGCGCTCGCGCGTCGCGCCCGCGACACCCTCTACGCCATCTACGTCCTGCAGGCCGCCACCGCGTTCGCCACCTTCCTCGTCGCCGTCCCCGTCTTCTGGCTACTGGGGTATCCCTTCCCCGTCACCATCGCCCTCGTCTGTGCCGTCCTCCAGTTCCTCCCCATCGTCGGCCCGAGCATCGTCGTCGGCGCGTTCGCGCTCTACCAGCTCAGCGTCGGCAACGTCGTCGGCGCGGTGCTCGTCACCGTCGTCGCCGGCGCGCTCGTCGCGTGGCTCCCCGACCCGGTCGTCCGTCCCCGACTCTCCCGACACACCGCCCGCCTCCCCGGGAGCCTCTACTTCATCGGCTTCACCGGCGGCCTCCTCACCGTCGGCGTCATCGGCATCATCGCCGGCCCGCTGATCGTCGCGCTGCTCGTCGAAGCCGTCACCCTCATCGCGGACGAAGAACGGAAGAACAGGAACTAG
- a CDS encoding thiamine ABC transporter substrate-binding protein yields the protein MKRRDYLRAAGVAGALGLAGCTGDGGTTESTTATTTTTGSTTAGTTGTASASRTLTVATYPSYVDGSDSPGAWLKERFEAAHDDVTVEWSTPTSGSSNINEYIQRAKQGAAIDADVYVGLNTDELVRVDQELDTQLFATVRDDLTHAADVKEGLNVDPKGRALPYDTGYVTPVVDATTLEVVPETFDDLLQSRYRGDLLAENAQSSDTGKAFLLHTIHQQGADGYLDYWRDLLDNDVRVLDSWDAAYNAYTKGEAPMVVSYSTAKVYAANQGEDLDKYQVAFLNDEGYANPESMAVFSGSERRELATAFVDFLLSEEAQRTVPQLNYQSPATTTGSLSGNFAKYNEEPANPVTFTYDELAGNVTEWVEEWARLVAQH from the coding sequence ATGAAGCGACGCGACTACCTGCGGGCGGCGGGCGTGGCGGGCGCGCTCGGCCTCGCGGGCTGTACGGGCGACGGCGGGACGACCGAATCGACGACGGCGACGACGACGACGACGGGCTCGACGACCGCCGGGACGACGGGGACGGCGTCCGCGTCGCGGACGCTCACGGTCGCGACCTATCCCTCCTACGTGGACGGGTCGGACTCGCCGGGCGCGTGGCTCAAGGAGCGCTTCGAGGCCGCCCACGACGACGTCACCGTCGAGTGGTCGACGCCCACCTCCGGCTCCTCGAACATCAACGAGTACATCCAGCGCGCGAAGCAGGGCGCGGCCATCGACGCGGACGTCTACGTCGGCCTGAACACGGACGAACTCGTCCGCGTCGACCAGGAGCTCGACACGCAGTTGTTCGCCACGGTTCGCGACGACCTCACGCACGCCGCCGACGTGAAGGAGGGGCTGAACGTCGACCCGAAGGGCCGCGCGCTCCCCTACGACACCGGCTACGTCACGCCCGTCGTCGACGCGACGACCCTCGAGGTCGTCCCCGAGACCTTCGACGACCTCCTCCAGTCGCGCTACCGGGGCGACCTCCTCGCGGAGAACGCCCAGAGCTCCGACACGGGGAAGGCCTTCCTCCTCCACACCATCCACCAGCAGGGTGCCGACGGATATCTCGACTACTGGCGCGACCTCCTCGACAACGACGTCCGCGTCCTCGACTCGTGGGACGCCGCCTACAACGCCTACACGAAGGGCGAGGCGCCGATGGTCGTCTCCTACTCGACGGCGAAGGTGTACGCCGCGAACCAGGGCGAGGACCTCGACAAGTATCAGGTCGCCTTCCTGAACGACGAGGGGTACGCGAACCCCGAGAGCATGGCCGTCTTCAGCGGGAGCGAGCGCCGGGAGCTCGCGACGGCGTTCGTCGACTTCCTGCTCTCCGAGGAGGCACAGAGAACGGTCCCGCAGCTGAACTACCAGTCGCCGGCGACGACCACGGGGTCGCTCTCGGGGAACTTCGCGAAGTACAACGAGGAGCCCGCGAACCCCGTGACCTTCACGTACGACGAACTCGCAGGGAACGTCACGGAGTGGGTCGAGGAGTGGGCACGACTGGTCGCACAACACTGA
- a CDS encoding ABC transporter permease, with translation MGTTGRTTLSARLYALADRIGARGAFLGTLAVLVVVFYYPVGTVLFAAFSDDGALSLAPLWATLTDPFYFGVLSGVIADPASAPGALVGWVEAGFPAVRTGLFGFTAYLAVLGTACAVLVGLPGAYVLARYEFPGRETIRSLTVVPFVLPAIMVAVGFTTMFGTHGTLNDVLSVVGLRVDVAFSLPLVVAALTFYNAPLVTRFVVAAADTVDVRAVETARTLGAPRWRAFLDVVAPQLFPSFLASVLLVFVFDFMAFPIVLALGGLRLATVEVWIYSLAANLDLGEAAALAVLEAAVTLGVTYLYLRYERRGGSGTAGARVERVPLVGPPSLGRLLAAAYAVVAAVLYVGPLASMVAESLTRAGGFSLANYAFLLAQQLGTGGARPTVAVQNSLLFAVGAVALAVPMGVSIAVVTNRSGRLARVGGALLMAPLAVSGVVTGIGLLQGLVFGVDVLGHHIAVTGPVAIVAAHAVGGYPFVVRNVAPLLARVDDDLVAAARTLGAGPARAFRDVTLPLVAPGVVAGAAFAFAISVGEFNATIVLARDTASYTMPVALERYLSNPSVGPYLGPAAAMGTVLLCVTAVSFVVVERLGGRWEP, from the coding sequence GTGGGCACGACTGGTCGCACAACACTGAGCGCGCGGCTCTACGCGCTCGCCGACCGCATCGGCGCGCGCGGCGCGTTCCTCGGGACGCTCGCCGTCCTCGTCGTCGTCTTCTACTACCCCGTTGGCACGGTGCTGTTCGCCGCGTTCAGCGACGACGGCGCGCTCTCGCTCGCGCCCCTGTGGGCGACGCTCACCGACCCCTTCTACTTCGGCGTCCTCTCCGGAGTAATCGCCGACCCCGCGAGCGCGCCGGGCGCGCTCGTCGGCTGGGTCGAGGCGGGCTTCCCCGCCGTCCGCACCGGGCTCTTCGGCTTCACCGCCTACCTCGCCGTCCTCGGCACCGCGTGCGCGGTGCTCGTCGGCCTCCCCGGCGCGTACGTCCTCGCGCGCTACGAGTTCCCCGGCCGGGAGACGATTCGCTCGCTCACCGTCGTCCCGTTCGTCCTCCCCGCCATCATGGTCGCGGTCGGCTTCACCACGATGTTCGGGACGCACGGCACCCTCAACGACGTCCTCTCGGTCGTCGGCCTCCGCGTCGACGTCGCGTTCAGCCTCCCGCTCGTCGTCGCCGCGCTCACCTTCTACAACGCCCCGCTCGTCACGCGCTTCGTCGTCGCCGCCGCGGACACCGTCGACGTGCGCGCCGTCGAGACCGCACGCACACTCGGCGCGCCGCGCTGGCGGGCGTTCCTCGACGTCGTCGCCCCCCAGCTGTTCCCCTCCTTCCTCGCGAGCGTCCTCCTCGTCTTCGTCTTCGACTTCATGGCGTTCCCAATCGTCCTCGCGTTGGGCGGGTTGCGCCTCGCCACCGTCGAGGTGTGGATCTACTCGCTCGCCGCCAACCTCGATCTCGGGGAGGCCGCCGCGCTCGCCGTCCTCGAAGCCGCCGTCACGCTCGGCGTCACCTACCTCTACCTACGCTACGAGCGCCGCGGCGGCTCCGGCACCGCCGGCGCCCGCGTCGAGCGCGTCCCCCTCGTCGGGCCGCCGAGCCTCGGACGCCTCCTCGCCGCCGCCTACGCCGTCGTCGCCGCCGTCCTCTACGTCGGCCCGCTCGCGAGCATGGTCGCGGAGAGCCTCACGCGCGCCGGCGGGTTCTCGCTCGCGAACTACGCTTTCCTCCTCGCCCAGCAGTTGGGGACCGGCGGCGCGCGCCCCACGGTCGCCGTCCAGAACAGCCTCCTCTTCGCCGTCGGCGCCGTCGCGCTCGCCGTCCCGATGGGCGTCAGCATCGCCGTCGTCACCAACCGGAGCGGGCGCCTCGCGCGCGTCGGCGGCGCGCTCCTGATGGCGCCGCTCGCCGTCAGCGGCGTCGTCACCGGCATCGGCCTCCTGCAGGGCCTCGTCTTCGGCGTCGACGTCCTCGGACACCACATCGCGGTCACGGGCCCGGTCGCCATCGTCGCCGCGCACGCCGTAGGTGGATATCCGTTCGTCGTGCGGAACGTCGCGCCCCTCCTCGCGCGCGTCGACGACGACCTCGTCGCCGCCGCCCGCACGCTCGGCGCCGGCCCCGCGCGAGCGTTCCGGGACGTGACGCTCCCGCTCGTCGCGCCGGGCGTCGTCGCGGGCGCCGCGTTCGCGTTCGCCATCAGCGTCGGCGAGTTCAACGCGACTATCGTGCTCGCGCGCGACACCGCCTCCTACACGATGCCGGTCGCCCTCGAACGATACCTCTCGAACCCCTCGGTCGGTCCCTATCTCGGCCCCGCGGCCGCGATGGGCACCGTCCTCCTCTGTGTCACCGCGGTGAGCTTCGTCGTCGTCGAACGCCTCGGCGGGCGGTGGGAGCCGTGA
- a CDS encoding ABC transporter ATP-binding protein — translation MGAVSLELGGVEKTYGDAVALRGIDLDVREGEFFTLVGPSGCGKTTTLRCVAGLEEPTAGTVRFDGRDVTGLAPEERNVGVVFQHYALFPTMTVRENVAYGLQFDPPAGSVAARVDELLDLVDLPGMGERMPDELSGGQRQRVALARALAPEPDVLLLDEPLSALDARLRERLRLEVKRVQRELDITTIYVTHDQAEALAVSDRLAVMHDGRVAQVGEPEAVYDGPETRFVAEFLGENNCLEGRASRGVGGETGGSVVAVGDREFAVAGDHEGPVTLCVRPESLDVTASHNRFDAAVTDVEFLGDAYRVHFEWNGRPLLARLDEPPTGTVTLGFDPGDATVLER, via the coding sequence GTGGGAGCCGTGAGCCTCGAACTCGGCGGCGTCGAGAAGACCTACGGCGACGCCGTCGCGCTGCGCGGCATCGACCTCGACGTCCGCGAGGGCGAGTTCTTCACGCTCGTCGGCCCCTCAGGCTGCGGGAAGACGACGACCCTCCGGTGTGTCGCGGGCCTCGAGGAGCCCACGGCGGGAACGGTGCGCTTCGACGGCCGGGACGTCACCGGCCTCGCGCCCGAGGAGCGGAACGTCGGCGTCGTCTTCCAGCACTACGCGCTCTTCCCGACGATGACGGTGCGCGAGAACGTCGCCTACGGCCTCCAGTTCGACCCGCCCGCGGGATCGGTCGCGGCGCGCGTCGACGAGTTGCTCGACCTCGTCGACCTCCCCGGGATGGGCGAGCGGATGCCGGACGAGCTCTCGGGCGGCCAGCGCCAGCGCGTCGCGCTCGCCCGCGCGCTCGCCCCCGAGCCGGACGTCCTCCTGCTCGACGAACCGCTCTCCGCGCTCGACGCGCGCCTCCGCGAGCGCCTCCGCCTCGAGGTGAAGCGCGTCCAGCGCGAACTCGACATCACGACGATATACGTCACGCACGACCAGGCCGAGGCGCTCGCGGTGAGCGACCGCCTCGCCGTCATGCACGACGGGCGCGTCGCGCAGGTCGGCGAACCCGAGGCCGTCTACGACGGGCCGGAGACGCGCTTCGTCGCGGAGTTCCTCGGCGAGAACAACTGCCTCGAGGGCCGTGCGAGTCGCGGGGTTGGAGGGGAAACAGGGGGGTCTGTCGTCGCGGTCGGCGACCGGGAGTTCGCGGTGGCGGGCGACCACGAGGGACCGGTGACGCTCTGCGTGCGCCCGGAATCGCTGGACGTGACCGCTTCGCACAACCGGTTCGACGCGGCCGTCACCGACGTCGAGTTCCTCGGCGACGCCTACAGGGTGCACTTCGAGTGGAACGGACGGCCGCTCCTCGCGCGCCTCGACGAGCCCCCGACGGGGACGGTGACGCTCGGCTTCGACCCCGGCGACGCCACCGTCCTCGAGCGCTGA
- a CDS encoding class I SAM-dependent methyltransferase translates to MSVREEFDDWAASGRDKGMEERHWHTAKHVLARMPVEESDAVLDLGTGSGYALRALRERGIGRGYGLDGSPEMTRNARAYTDDPDVGYVVGDFGDLPFADDSLDHVFSMEAFYYAADPLETLEEVRRVLRPGGTFYCAVNYYEENVHSHDWQADISVEMTRWSRAEYRETFRAAGLHVAEQDTVADRDIEIPDAAAFPHEGFESREAMVDRYRRWGTLLTVGVAP, encoded by the coding sequence ATGAGCGTACGCGAGGAGTTCGACGACTGGGCGGCGTCGGGCCGCGATAAGGGGATGGAGGAACGCCACTGGCACACCGCGAAGCACGTCCTCGCACGGATGCCGGTCGAGGAGTCCGACGCGGTCCTCGACCTCGGGACGGGGTCGGGGTACGCGCTGCGCGCGCTCCGCGAGCGCGGCATCGGACGCGGCTACGGCCTCGACGGCTCCCCGGAGATGACGCGCAACGCCCGCGCCTACACGGACGACCCCGACGTCGGCTACGTCGTCGGCGACTTCGGCGACCTCCCGTTCGCCGACGACAGCCTCGACCACGTCTTCTCGATGGAGGCGTTCTATTACGCCGCCGACCCCCTCGAGACGCTCGAGGAGGTCCGGCGCGTCCTCCGGCCCGGCGGGACCTTCTACTGCGCGGTGAACTACTACGAGGAGAACGTCCACTCGCACGACTGGCAGGCGGACATCTCCGTGGAGATGACGCGCTGGTCGCGCGCGGAGTACAGGGAGACGTTCCGCGCGGCCGGCCTCCACGTCGCCGAGCAGGACACCGTCGCCGACCGCGACATCGAGATCCCCGACGCCGCCGCGTTCCCCCACGAGGGCTTCGAGTCGCGCGAGGCGATGGTGGACCGCTATCGTCGCTGGGGCACCCTCCTCACGGTCGGCGTCGCGCCCTGA
- a CDS encoding DUF2391 domain-containing protein — MVGRSKRYAFADTAQQVVGGFLLAGPFVVTEEVWVLASRMGWYHVALTLGLIAAIGYGALYQADDDRDPDREAEVAGVPLRFVSLMAVSFGAVLLLAISFRAPTTFATNLELRLDAVGLAVFTLKATSVGAVFSVVGAATADSVF, encoded by the coding sequence ATGGTCGGTCGGAGCAAGCGCTACGCCTTCGCGGACACCGCCCAGCAGGTCGTCGGCGGCTTCCTGCTCGCCGGGCCGTTCGTCGTCACCGAGGAGGTGTGGGTGCTCGCGAGTCGGATGGGGTGGTACCACGTCGCGCTCACGCTCGGGCTCATCGCCGCCATCGGCTACGGCGCGCTCTATCAGGCGGACGACGACCGCGACCCGGACAGGGAAGCCGAAGTCGCCGGCGTCCCCCTCCGGTTCGTCTCGCTCATGGCCGTCTCCTTCGGCGCCGTCCTCCTGCTCGCGATCTCCTTCCGCGCGCCCACGACGTTCGCGACGAACCTCGAACTGCGACTCGACGCGGTCGGCCTCGCCGTCTTCACCCTGAAAGCGACGAGCGTCGGCGCCGTCTTCAGCGTCGTCGGCGCCGCGACGGCGGACAGCGTCTTCTAG